The following coding sequences lie in one Montipora foliosa isolate CH-2021 chromosome 11, ASM3666993v2, whole genome shotgun sequence genomic window:
- the LOC137975082 gene encoding uncharacterized protein, with protein MMATVQTESLPQLPQHGVSINAEMKNPSRWADESQDSLLLSNTVGCDTNNNWSTRFCGLVRDFFDSHKPLSWFCAVAFLGLWLPKKRYSIWPLTFVPLFLLLFGLGAHFYFMSTYPHGSIHIGSKMLLSTLWISAFGSYVFALYYLRYQSLEWLRDLNRLQHRACNIALVTGLFLVSCVLFGDAYYQVIFDLVNIKDNVLGNCHRPLACNAVFYTLAVSIYWGMYSAVVACCVFFALCLVMTNDLTKGYRRLESCTGNVRNALALHEEVRQQIGERINGIKMWFLVHMIFYVVVILANIFEWLEATHEFHFTYQYMAQICGTLVVAYKFFFPFLSASYVTLHESTLAQALNDKVDFLAEQTFYSRHDLEIFLQQSRRRGYGFRMFKVQVTLTIAIFSLLGSVFGLVHSLKD; from the coding sequence ATGATGGCGACGGTGCAAACAGAGTCTCTGCCGCAGCTGCCACAGCACGGTGTGTCGATAAATGCAGAGATGAAGAATCCTTCACGATGGGCAGATGAATCACAAGACTCTCTACTGCTCAGTAACACTGTTGGTTGTGATACAAACAACAACTGGTCAACGCGATTTTGTGGCCTAGTCAGGGATTTTTTTGATTCTCACAAACCACTGTCTTGGTTCTGTGCTGTTGCGTTTTTGGGTCTTTGGCTGCCAAAGAAAAGATACTCGATATGGCCGCTTACATTTGTGCCATTATTCTTGCTACTGTTTGGTTTAGGAGCGCATTTTTATTTCATGAGCACGTATCCGCATGGAAGCATTCATATTGGGTCAAAAATGCTACTCTCGACGCTTTGGATAAGTGCGTTTGGTTCGTATGTTTTCGCTTTGTATTACTTGAGATATCAGTCGCTCGAATGGTTAAGAGATTTAAACCGACTTCAGCACCGCGCATGCAACATCGCCCTTGTGACTGGGCTTTTCCTTGTGTCTTGCGTTTTGTTTGGTGATGCATATTACCAAGTCATTTTCGACTTAGTTAACATCAAGGACAACGTATTGGGAAATTGCCATCGTCCGCTGGCATGCAAtgcagtgttctataccctcgcAGTTTCCATATACTGGGGTATGTACTCTGCTGTTGTGGCTTGTTGCGTTTTCTTCGCGTTATGTCTTGTCATGACAAACGATCTGACTAAAGGATACAGGCGTCTGGAGAGCTGCACTGGAAATGTACGAAACGCTTTAGCACTGCACGAAGAAGTACGCCAGCAGATAGGAGAGAGAATCAATGGTATAAAAATGTGGTTCCTCGTGCATATGATCTTCTACGTTGTGGTTATTCTCGCCAACATTTTTGAATGGTTGGAGGCAACCCACGAGTTTCATTTCACCTATCAATATATGGCCCAAATATGCGGTACTCTCGTAGTAGCGTACaaattcttttttccttttttatctgCCAGTTACGTGACTTTGCATGAATCAACACTTGCACAAGCCTTAAATGATAAAGTGGACTTTTTGGCTGAACAGACGTTTTATTCCCGTCACGATTTAGAGATTTTCCTTCAACAAAGCCGAAGACGTGGTTATGGATTTCGCATGTTCAAAGTTCAAGTAACATTGACTATAGCTATATTTTCTTTGCTTGGCTCGGTGTTTGGGCTTGTCCACAGTTTAAAAGACTGA